Proteins encoded together in one Salarias fasciatus chromosome 17, fSalaFa1.1, whole genome shotgun sequence window:
- the LOC115404537 gene encoding uncharacterized protein LOC115404537 isoform X2, with amino-acid sequence MLLLISDPLGSAATIQHPEEMRGPYFPVSSQPGFIDFMHIFQRRHNHLQETSTRIPSSIFQRSTLKDGSCTLQNDGPEVRKADAEPSVEKSSKICRLREANPLLTGILEGNEVTLQYLAGAPAVGNPCTSVRLRSDDGPSANGILSEKQTAAMDSSSCGQIRAAGRAPSAHYQPNALRPSPSAAPAAYKSSEILPSNGPAGRSNAEIVDLIKEKIASLKERRLRSDHSRPNSTSAPCHPTTAPSDKRDGTVHRFSRSPTEQSATAAGQTSGVDSLTRAQETAELPPRSDKKGNESASLKHPNGTTTSAVQRCPNVTVGQSARAGVEMPRQTSDGGKLVCDNHTSSSGKVAKHVLPSVNMNSITHYSLSALQDLAASLDNVATDEEMGNISEILLNKYWNGDKGNIRDFESTEYPRIMNEVAATCIRHEEESPVVISAPPRNSPSPLEDQTPWINTGKKYPSSHSGQETSSIPKHTAADTHSGSHMNNQEINSSREGTFSLSVLKDPQYDDVIDTEDPGEPPGKQAQAKPMPKPLQKCCCPYYVETETDFVQVPCPKCESENVLRDAAVHQTDESQCLSSDDEMDDWLVIPLKVLHVTMDVQAEPDDADDEGEQIVTSSPVSVSPPLAVEDTAQSTGTQPGRVPHVPPEGGMLEMDTDSPNSTEHPSGESDGSCETEDSCDYVRTEGRNYLTVSRQAWRKLSSPSPSKQGDRRARLQNHKRRRQKALAQKDTADPDSDLEDGNDSRTKTSRKRRKAVSSCSEDTDAAPRRLHKRPSDQDCDAAVEKSSRQQKSEELTERRTERHPVTETEDSCDDARYNKRSTSSTNSGGESSVREKKEPKKARQPFKLHPRPKSQVGQTKEGQAASSEPPQIKKTKQGLKVMTAEGQVGPARLKTDRRTASKRSSLNLKPKGRTIKKARRASRIYSDSSEAEEEPGAVSDVSDRLNVNKHRSSGQRLGAKAKSDHGPRRTGSPTTADRRKSDRPEKDHVNKKKKTRRLSETEDSEDSFSNSPDSSKLKPLQRRPDKPPPCPSSASPPPSGSIVKRLYVQGSPQASKRLRLSKQFPLQTQSAEGRPQAPASTAKKAESRKWQPSHGKIAPKPKPLSSSGPKRYVPAPRPQLFHSFSHPPSSDGENPPAHSSAWEKVKGIWKDRFYPIPSHKKASHGAEAAADPPPEAEPEPGTSSSSSRIRRRRHSCSKSETPLMKKSKSEAKERTRDINYNPQRRPSHAVSDHYKWKDRSDGRETEGSWRPRRRSPSPELDWD; translated from the exons ATGCTGTTGCTGATCTCGGATCCTCTGGGATCAGCGGCAACAATTCAGCATCCTGAGGAGATGAGGGGGCCTTATTTTCCGGTCTCATCCCAGCCAGGATTTATAGACTTTATGCACATTTTCCAACGACGGCACAACCACCTCCAAGAGACGAGCACAAGAATACCGAGCAGTATATTCCAACGATCAACACTGAAGGACGGCTCATGTACTCTGCAAAATGACGGTCCTGAAGTGAGGAAAGCTGATGCTGAGCCGTCTGTTGAAAAGAGTTCAAAAATTTGTCGGCTTCGTGAAGCCAACCCGTTGCTCACGGGAATATTGGAAGGTAATGAAGTCACTTTACAATACCTAGCTGGTGCCCCTGCAGTGGGGAATCCCTGTACAAGTGTCAGACTCAGAAGCGATGATGGTCCTTCTGCGAACGGAATACTGAGTGAGAAGCAGACGGCGGCCATGGATTCATCAAGCTGTGGGCAGATTAGAGCAGCAGGACGAGCTCCTTCTGCCCACTACCAGCCCAACGCCCTCCGTCCTTCACCCAGCGCTGCTCCAGCCGCATACAAGTCTTCAGAGATATTGCCTTCAAATGGACCGGCGGGCCGCTCAAATGCTGAAATAGTGGACCTCATCAAGGAGAAGATTGCGTCTCTTAAAGAACGTCGGCTCCGATCGGACCACAGCAGGCCGAATTCCACCAGTGCTCCCTGTCATCCAACCACTGCTCCTTCTGACAAGAGAGACGGAACGGTGCATCGTTTCAGCCGTTCTCCTACAGAACAGAGCGCCACAGCTGCTGGGCAGACATCTGGAGTGGATAGCTTGACACGGGCACAAGAAACTGCAGAGTTGCCTCCTCGGTCTGACAAGAAGGGCAACGAATCTGCATCCCTGAAACACCCGAACGGAACAACCACCTCCGCGGTACAACGCTGTCCCAATGTAACCGTTGGCCAAAGCGCCAGGGCAGGGGTGGAGATGCCGAGGCAAACGAGTGACGGTGGCAAATTGGTTTGTGATAATCATACATCAAGTTCTGGGAAAGTCGCTAAACATGTTCTGCCCTCCGTAAATATGAACTCCATCACTCATTACTCTCTCTCTGCACTGCAAGACCTTGCTGCTAGTTTGGATAATGTGGCCACAGATGAAGAGATGGgcaacatttctgaaattcTCCTGAATAAGTACTGGAATGGTGATAAAGGCAACATCCGTGACTTCGAATCCACAGAATATCCCCGAATAATGAACGAAGTGGCTGCGACCTGCATAAGGCACGAAGAGGAGAGTCCAGTGGTCATATCAGCGCCTCCACGTAATTCGCCTTCACCGCTGGAAGATCAAACCCCATGGATAAATACTGGGAAAAAATATCCCAGTAGCCATTCAGGGCAAGAGACTTCCTCCATtcccaaacacacagcagcagacactCACTCAGGTTCTCATATGAACAACCAAGAAATAAACTCTTCCCGAGAAGGAACATTCTCTCTCAGTGTTCTAAAAGATCCACAATATGACGATGTGATAGATACAGAAGATCCAGGCGAACCGCCCGGGAAGCAGGCCCAGGCCAAACCGATGCCAAAGCCTCTCCAGAAGTGCTGTTGCCCGTATTACGTGGAAACTGAGACCGACTTTGTTCAGGTGCCTTGTCCTAAATGTGAGAGTGAGAACGTGCTGAGGGACGCTGCGGTTCATCAGACGGACGAATCGCAGTGTCTTTCCAGTGACGACGAGATGGACGATTGGCTCGTGATTCCCTTAAAAGTGTTACACGTCACAATGGATGTCCAGGCTGAGCCAGATGACGCCGATGATGAAGGAGAACAGATTGTAACTTCGAGCCCAGTTTCAGTGTCTCCCCCGCTGGCGGTGGAGGACACTGCTCAGAGTACAGGGACGCAGCCTGGGAGGGTTCCCCACGTCCCACCAGAAGGGGGTATGTTGGAGATGGACACTGATAGTCCCAACAGCACCGAGCATCCCAGCGGCGAGTCGGACGGCAGCTGTGAAACCGAGGACAGCTGTGACTACGTGCGCACCGAAGGACGGAATTATCTGACGGTGTCGAGGCAGGCGTGGAGGAAGCTGTCGTCACCGTCGCCTTCCAAGCAGGGAGACAGGAGAGCACGTCTTCAAAATCACAAGAGGAGGAGACAAAAGGCTCTGGCACAGAAGGACACGGCAGACCCAGATTCTGACCTGGAGGATGGGAACGACAGCCGGACGAAGAcgagcagaaagagaaggaaggCAGTGTCTTCATGTTCAGAGGACACCGATGCTGCTCCACGTCGTCTTCACAAGAGACCTTCAGACCAGGACTGCGACGCTGCTGTGGAGAAATCATCACGCCAGCAGAAATCTGAAGAACTGACGGAACGCAGAACTGAACGCCACCCGGTCACCGAGACCGAGGACAGCTGTGACGATGCCAGATACAATAAACGCAGCACGTCCTCTACGAATTCAGGGGGTGAGAGCAGTGTAAGAGAGAAAAAGGAACCCAAAAAAGCCAGACAACCATTCAAGCTACATCCTCGGCCGAAATCTCAGGTTGGTCAGACAAAAGAAGGTCAGGCTGCATCCTCAGAACCTCCTCAAATTAAAAAGACTAAACAAGGCCTCAAAGTGATGACTGCTGAAGGACAGGTTGGTCCTGCTCGGCtaaagacggacagacggacggcgTCCAAACGCTCTAGCCTGAACCTGAAGCCCAAAGGCAGGACAATTAAAAAAGCAAGGAGGGCTTCAAGGATATATTCAGACTCTTCAGAAGCGGAGGAAGAGCCGGGCGCCGTTTCTGACGTGTCGGACCGTCTGAATGTCAACAAACATAGAAGCAGTGGTCAGCGGCTTGGAGCCAAAGCTAAGAGTGACCATGGTCCCCGAAGGACCGGCTCACCGACCACTGCTGACAGAAGGAAATCTGACAGGCCGGAGAAAGACCATgtcaacaaaaagaagaaaacacgtCGGTTATCGGAGAcggaggacagtgaggacagctTCTCCAATAGTCCGGACAGCTCTAAGTTAAAGCCTCTGCAGAGACGACCAGACAAACCCCCTCCGTGTCCCTCCAGCGCGTCCCCACCCCCGTCAGGCAGCATCGTTAAGCGTCTCTACGTTCAGGGATCCCCTCAGGCCAGCAAACGCTTGAGACTTTCTAAACAGTTTCCGCTCCAGACCCAGAGTGCAGAGGGACGGCCTCAGGCGCCGGCCAGCACGGCGAAGAAGGCAGAGTCCAGGAAGTGGCAGCCGTCACATGGGAAAATTGCCCCAAAACCGAAGCCTTTGAGCAGCTCTGGCCCTAAGCGGTACGTACCGGCCCCCAGACCGCAGCTGTTCCATTCCTTCagccaccccccctcctcagaCGGTGAGAACCCCCCCGCTCATTCCTCAGCCTGGGAGAAGGTGAAGGGCATCTGGAAGGACAGATTCTACCCAATCCCTTCACACAAGAAAGCTAGCCACGGGGCCGAGGCCGCCGCCGACCCGCCGCCGGAGGCGGAGCCTGAGCCTGgaaccagctcctcctcctccaggatccGCAGACGGAGACACAGCTGCTCCAAGTCGGAAACCCCTCTGATGAAAAAGAGCAAGTCGGAGGCCAAAGAGAGGACGAGGGACATCAACTACAACCCGCAGAGACGACCCA GTCACGCCGTGTCCGATCATTACAAGTGGAAGGACCGCAGCGACGGGCGGGAAACCGAAG GATCCTGGAGGCCGAGGCGGCGTTCGCCCTCCCCAGAGCTGGACTGGGACTGA
- the LOC115404537 gene encoding uncharacterized protein LOC115404537 isoform X1, producing the protein MLLLISDPLGSAATIQHPEEMRGPYFPVSSQPGFIDFMHIFQRRHNHLQETSTRIPSSIFQRSTLKDGSCTLQNDGPEVRKADAEPSVEKSSKICRLREANPLLTGILEGNEVTLQYLAGAPAVGNPCTSVRLRSDDGPSANGILSEKQTAAMDSSSCGQIRAAGRAPSAHYQPNALRPSPSAAPAAYKSSEILPSNGPAGRSNAEIVDLIKEKIASLKERRLRSDHSRPNSTSAPCHPTTAPSDKRDGTVHRFSRSPTEQSATAAGQTSGVDSLTRAQETAELPPRSDKKGNESASLKHPNGTTTSAVQRCPNVTVGQSARAGVEMPRQTSDGGKLVCDNHTSSSGKVAKHVLPSVNMNSITHYSLSALQDLAASLDNVATDEEMGNISEILLNKYWNGDKGNIRDFESTEYPRIMNEVAATCIRHEEESPVVISAPPRNSPSPLEDQTPWINTGKKYPSSHSGQETSSIPKHTAADTHSGSHMNNQEINSSREGTFSLSVLKDPQYDDVIDTEDPGEPPGKQAQAKPMPKPLQKCCCPYYVETETDFVQVPCPKCESENVLRDAAVHQTDESQCLSSDDEMDDWLVIPLKVLHVTMDVQAEPDDADDEGEQIVTSSPVSVSPPLAVEDTAQSTGTQPGRVPHVPPEGGMLEMDTDSPNSTEHPSGESDGSCETEDSCDYVRTEGRNYLTVSRQAWRKLSSPSPSKQGDRRARLQNHKRRRQKALAQKDTADPDSDLEDGNDSRTKTSRKRRKAVSSCSEDTDAAPRRLHKRPSDQDCDAAVEKSSRQQKSEELTERRTERHPVTETEDSCDDARYNKRSTSSTNSGGESSVREKKEPKKARQPFKLHPRPKSQVGQTKEGQAASSEPPQIKKTKQGLKVMTAEGQVGPARLKTDRRTASKRSSLNLKPKGRTIKKARRASRIYSDSSEAEEEPGAVSDVSDRLNVNKHRSSGQRLGAKAKSDHGPRRTGSPTTADRRKSDRPEKDHVNKKKKTRRLSETEDSEDSFSNSPDSSKLKPLQRRPDKPPPCPSSASPPPSGSIVKRLYVQGSPQASKRLRLSKQFPLQTQSAEGRPQAPASTAKKAESRKWQPSHGKIAPKPKPLSSSGPKRYVPAPRPQLFHSFSHPPSSDGENPPAHSSAWEKVKGIWKDRFYPIPSHKKASHGAEAAADPPPEAEPEPGTSSSSSRIRRRRHSCSKSETPLMKKSKSEAKERTRDINYNPQRRPTGHAVSDHYKWKDRSDGRETEGSWRPRRRSPSPELDWD; encoded by the exons ATGCTGTTGCTGATCTCGGATCCTCTGGGATCAGCGGCAACAATTCAGCATCCTGAGGAGATGAGGGGGCCTTATTTTCCGGTCTCATCCCAGCCAGGATTTATAGACTTTATGCACATTTTCCAACGACGGCACAACCACCTCCAAGAGACGAGCACAAGAATACCGAGCAGTATATTCCAACGATCAACACTGAAGGACGGCTCATGTACTCTGCAAAATGACGGTCCTGAAGTGAGGAAAGCTGATGCTGAGCCGTCTGTTGAAAAGAGTTCAAAAATTTGTCGGCTTCGTGAAGCCAACCCGTTGCTCACGGGAATATTGGAAGGTAATGAAGTCACTTTACAATACCTAGCTGGTGCCCCTGCAGTGGGGAATCCCTGTACAAGTGTCAGACTCAGAAGCGATGATGGTCCTTCTGCGAACGGAATACTGAGTGAGAAGCAGACGGCGGCCATGGATTCATCAAGCTGTGGGCAGATTAGAGCAGCAGGACGAGCTCCTTCTGCCCACTACCAGCCCAACGCCCTCCGTCCTTCACCCAGCGCTGCTCCAGCCGCATACAAGTCTTCAGAGATATTGCCTTCAAATGGACCGGCGGGCCGCTCAAATGCTGAAATAGTGGACCTCATCAAGGAGAAGATTGCGTCTCTTAAAGAACGTCGGCTCCGATCGGACCACAGCAGGCCGAATTCCACCAGTGCTCCCTGTCATCCAACCACTGCTCCTTCTGACAAGAGAGACGGAACGGTGCATCGTTTCAGCCGTTCTCCTACAGAACAGAGCGCCACAGCTGCTGGGCAGACATCTGGAGTGGATAGCTTGACACGGGCACAAGAAACTGCAGAGTTGCCTCCTCGGTCTGACAAGAAGGGCAACGAATCTGCATCCCTGAAACACCCGAACGGAACAACCACCTCCGCGGTACAACGCTGTCCCAATGTAACCGTTGGCCAAAGCGCCAGGGCAGGGGTGGAGATGCCGAGGCAAACGAGTGACGGTGGCAAATTGGTTTGTGATAATCATACATCAAGTTCTGGGAAAGTCGCTAAACATGTTCTGCCCTCCGTAAATATGAACTCCATCACTCATTACTCTCTCTCTGCACTGCAAGACCTTGCTGCTAGTTTGGATAATGTGGCCACAGATGAAGAGATGGgcaacatttctgaaattcTCCTGAATAAGTACTGGAATGGTGATAAAGGCAACATCCGTGACTTCGAATCCACAGAATATCCCCGAATAATGAACGAAGTGGCTGCGACCTGCATAAGGCACGAAGAGGAGAGTCCAGTGGTCATATCAGCGCCTCCACGTAATTCGCCTTCACCGCTGGAAGATCAAACCCCATGGATAAATACTGGGAAAAAATATCCCAGTAGCCATTCAGGGCAAGAGACTTCCTCCATtcccaaacacacagcagcagacactCACTCAGGTTCTCATATGAACAACCAAGAAATAAACTCTTCCCGAGAAGGAACATTCTCTCTCAGTGTTCTAAAAGATCCACAATATGACGATGTGATAGATACAGAAGATCCAGGCGAACCGCCCGGGAAGCAGGCCCAGGCCAAACCGATGCCAAAGCCTCTCCAGAAGTGCTGTTGCCCGTATTACGTGGAAACTGAGACCGACTTTGTTCAGGTGCCTTGTCCTAAATGTGAGAGTGAGAACGTGCTGAGGGACGCTGCGGTTCATCAGACGGACGAATCGCAGTGTCTTTCCAGTGACGACGAGATGGACGATTGGCTCGTGATTCCCTTAAAAGTGTTACACGTCACAATGGATGTCCAGGCTGAGCCAGATGACGCCGATGATGAAGGAGAACAGATTGTAACTTCGAGCCCAGTTTCAGTGTCTCCCCCGCTGGCGGTGGAGGACACTGCTCAGAGTACAGGGACGCAGCCTGGGAGGGTTCCCCACGTCCCACCAGAAGGGGGTATGTTGGAGATGGACACTGATAGTCCCAACAGCACCGAGCATCCCAGCGGCGAGTCGGACGGCAGCTGTGAAACCGAGGACAGCTGTGACTACGTGCGCACCGAAGGACGGAATTATCTGACGGTGTCGAGGCAGGCGTGGAGGAAGCTGTCGTCACCGTCGCCTTCCAAGCAGGGAGACAGGAGAGCACGTCTTCAAAATCACAAGAGGAGGAGACAAAAGGCTCTGGCACAGAAGGACACGGCAGACCCAGATTCTGACCTGGAGGATGGGAACGACAGCCGGACGAAGAcgagcagaaagagaaggaaggCAGTGTCTTCATGTTCAGAGGACACCGATGCTGCTCCACGTCGTCTTCACAAGAGACCTTCAGACCAGGACTGCGACGCTGCTGTGGAGAAATCATCACGCCAGCAGAAATCTGAAGAACTGACGGAACGCAGAACTGAACGCCACCCGGTCACCGAGACCGAGGACAGCTGTGACGATGCCAGATACAATAAACGCAGCACGTCCTCTACGAATTCAGGGGGTGAGAGCAGTGTAAGAGAGAAAAAGGAACCCAAAAAAGCCAGACAACCATTCAAGCTACATCCTCGGCCGAAATCTCAGGTTGGTCAGACAAAAGAAGGTCAGGCTGCATCCTCAGAACCTCCTCAAATTAAAAAGACTAAACAAGGCCTCAAAGTGATGACTGCTGAAGGACAGGTTGGTCCTGCTCGGCtaaagacggacagacggacggcgTCCAAACGCTCTAGCCTGAACCTGAAGCCCAAAGGCAGGACAATTAAAAAAGCAAGGAGGGCTTCAAGGATATATTCAGACTCTTCAGAAGCGGAGGAAGAGCCGGGCGCCGTTTCTGACGTGTCGGACCGTCTGAATGTCAACAAACATAGAAGCAGTGGTCAGCGGCTTGGAGCCAAAGCTAAGAGTGACCATGGTCCCCGAAGGACCGGCTCACCGACCACTGCTGACAGAAGGAAATCTGACAGGCCGGAGAAAGACCATgtcaacaaaaagaagaaaacacgtCGGTTATCGGAGAcggaggacagtgaggacagctTCTCCAATAGTCCGGACAGCTCTAAGTTAAAGCCTCTGCAGAGACGACCAGACAAACCCCCTCCGTGTCCCTCCAGCGCGTCCCCACCCCCGTCAGGCAGCATCGTTAAGCGTCTCTACGTTCAGGGATCCCCTCAGGCCAGCAAACGCTTGAGACTTTCTAAACAGTTTCCGCTCCAGACCCAGAGTGCAGAGGGACGGCCTCAGGCGCCGGCCAGCACGGCGAAGAAGGCAGAGTCCAGGAAGTGGCAGCCGTCACATGGGAAAATTGCCCCAAAACCGAAGCCTTTGAGCAGCTCTGGCCCTAAGCGGTACGTACCGGCCCCCAGACCGCAGCTGTTCCATTCCTTCagccaccccccctcctcagaCGGTGAGAACCCCCCCGCTCATTCCTCAGCCTGGGAGAAGGTGAAGGGCATCTGGAAGGACAGATTCTACCCAATCCCTTCACACAAGAAAGCTAGCCACGGGGCCGAGGCCGCCGCCGACCCGCCGCCGGAGGCGGAGCCTGAGCCTGgaaccagctcctcctcctccaggatccGCAGACGGAGACACAGCTGCTCCAAGTCGGAAACCCCTCTGATGAAAAAGAGCAAGTCGGAGGCCAAAGAGAGGACGAGGGACATCAACTACAACCCGCAGAGACGACCCA CAGGTCACGCCGTGTCCGATCATTACAAGTGGAAGGACCGCAGCGACGGGCGGGAAACCGAAG GATCCTGGAGGCCGAGGCGGCGTTCGCCCTCCCCAGAGCTGGACTGGGACTGA